The proteins below come from a single Eucalyptus grandis isolate ANBG69807.140 chromosome 3, ASM1654582v1, whole genome shotgun sequence genomic window:
- the LOC120291908 gene encoding uncharacterized protein LOC120291908, whose translation MDFNGSLALNIIFALTVGLVLRQLTKRRDSESTSRTDDASAEENEASRRDSEPTSRTDDAAAEENEALRRDSESTSRTDHESGEENEGVLRQLTKRRNSESTSRTDDASAEENEASRRDSSQPRERMMRLQKRMRR comes from the exons ATGGACTTCAACGGAAGTCTGGCTCTAAACATCATCTTTGCTTTGACCGTAGGACT GGTTTTGAGACAACTCACGAAACGGAGGGACTCGGAATCAACCTCGAGAACGGATGATGCGTCTGCAGAAGAGAATGAGGCGTCAAGGAGGGACTCGGAGCCAACCTCGAGAACGGATGATGCGGCTGCAGAAGAGAATGAGGCGTTAAGGAGGGACTCGGAGTCAACCTCAAGAACGGACCATGAGTCTGGAGAAGAGAATGAGGG GGTTTTGAGACAACTCACGAAACGGAGGAACTCGGAATCAACCTCGAGAACGGATGATGCGTCTGCAGAAGAGAATGAGGCGTCGAGGAGGGACTCGAGCCAACCTCGAGAACGGATGATGCGTCTGCAGAAGAGAATGAGGCGTTAA
- the LOC120292200 gene encoding LOW QUALITY PROTEIN: FCS-Like Zinc finger 15-like (The sequence of the model RefSeq protein was modified relative to this genomic sequence to represent the inferred CDS: inserted 2 bases in 1 codon; deleted 1 base in 1 codon), whose amino-acid sequence MVGLSVVLEGQNSGSSSVHSKKSPQVINKATMSMVINGAAPPSPTPTSSTSSFSRRSSLPSSAFPALAFLDQCFLCKKKLXQGKDIYMYKGDRAFCSAECRCRQIFMDEEETLRKDNCSMAAIKPTSSTSSSSPSSTRHSKGTRNKPGGFAY is encoded by the exons ATGGTGGGTTTGAGTGTTGTTTTAGAGGGTCAAAACAGTGGGAGCAGTAGTGTCCATAGCAAGAAAAGCCCACAAGTCATCAACAAAGCCACCATGTCCATGGTGATTAACGGCGCAGCCCCTCCTTCTCCAACACCCACATCTTCAACATCATCATTCTCTCGTAGAAGTTCTCTGCCTTCTAGTGCTTTCCCAGCACTTGCTTTCTTGGACCAGTGTTTTCTCTGCAAGAAAAAGCT GCAAGGAAAAGACATCTACATGTATAA AGGAGACAGGGCATTTTGTAGTGCGGAGTGTAGGTGCAGGCAAATCTTCATGGACGAGGAAGAGACGCTGAGGAAAGACAACTGCTCAATGGCTGCCATA AAACCCACTTCCTCGACATCATCTTCCTCTCCATCATCCACTAGGCACAGCAAAGGAACCAGAAACAAACCAGGTGGTTTTGCTTATTGA